The nucleotide window CGCCCGGAGGTCCACGCCCGCCCGGCGGCCGACCCGAGGACGGCGGCGGGATCCGCGGAGAGGGGCGCGAAGGCGAGGCCGTGGGTTTCGACGAGGGCTCGGAAGGCGGGAGCGGCGAGGACGCGGACACGATCACCATCGGCGGCGAGGCCACGCCCGAGGGCGACGCAGGGCTGGACGTCGCCACGCGAGCCGGGCGCGATGATGACCACCTGGCGGCTCATCGCGCCGACCTCGGCCGAGCGACACCCGGCGTCCGGCACTGCCCGGCGACCTGCCCGCTCACCGCTTTGCCGCCGTCAGGCGGTAGCGCAGCCGGAAGGGCAGGCTCGCCAGCAGCGCCGCCAGGCGGGCGTCCGGACCCACCAGGTACCTCGGTGCCGGGCGGCGGGCCGTCAGCGCGCGGACCACCGTCTCCGCCGCCTTTCGCGGTGGCACTCCCGTCCGGGCCGACCGGGCCGCGCTGTGCTCGGCCGCCGACAGTTGGGCTCCGTACCTCTCCAGGGCCGCCGGGGACAGGCTTGCGCGGACCTCCTCCGCCGCCGCCCGGGCTCGGGGCCAGATCGGGGTTGCCACCGCTCCCGGCTCGACCAGCACCACGCGGATTCCCTCCGGGGCCAGCTCCGCGCGCAGGCTGTCGGTCAACCCCACCAGCGCGAACTTCGACGTGTGGTACGGCCCGACCATCGGGCCCGCGATCCGGCCGCCGATCGAGCCGATCGTCACCACCCGCGCGGATTCCGTGCGCCGCAGCGCCGGCAGCATCGCGCGCGTCACCGCCAGCTGACCCGTCACGTTCACCTCCAGCTGCTCCCGGAACGCCTCCAGCGGCACGTGTTCGAGAGGCCCCGGGCGTGCGAGGCCCGCGTTGTTCACCAGGCCCCGCACCGGTCCCGCCGCCGCCACGCGCCGGCCGCACCGCT belongs to Amycolatopsis tolypomycina and includes:
- a CDS encoding SDR family NAD(P)-dependent oxidoreductase; amino-acid sequence: MTPSYVVTGAAGGIGRACVAELVRRGAHVWASVRTDDDEAELSRAYGEAVTVLRMDLRDPESIERCGRRVAAAGPVRGLVNNAGLARPGPLEHVPLEAFREQLEVNVTGQLAVTRAMLPALRRTESARVVTIGSIGGRIAGPMVGPYHTSKFALVGLTDSLRAELAPEGIRVVLVEPGAVATPIWPRARAAAEEVRASLSPAALERYGAQLSAAEHSAARSARTGVPPRKAAETVVRALTARRPAPRYLVGPDARLAALLASLPFRLRYRLTAAKR